A genomic stretch from Deinococcus radiotolerans includes:
- a CDS encoding DUF4388 domain-containing protein, producing MAERLQQFIGADSEQVSRAPAAPPRLLFLSDTLPPLGQYLQERSPFLRGCAVTDVRSQEEATGLGGPAPDLVVLQIAPGRTPCDALVEHAKRHWPQTALLAFSVEAGQDLTSLGERFGVMTTLAAPNLKALHDSIEQEVTQLSFGAIRGVTLPNLLQILHWESRTLAVKVQDAGNWGRLHLRGGDVVDAYEHAGGRTGEEGALILLGLPHPRLSLERSYHNQRRVIRSSLTTLLMEAMKRLDETPAAAAPDTPLLEDAMFFKRWLEPYATHSADVASPDPPAPGAAGPSPTPRSPEDTTMSNVKDILDSAMGIDGALAAALVDYSSGMALGTAGGGMNLELAAAGNTEVVRAKLRTMESLGIKGQIEDILITLESQYHIIYVMPQLSMFLYLVLSKDRANLAMARFKLKSLAGTISV from the coding sequence ATGGCGGAGCGACTGCAGCAGTTCATCGGCGCGGACAGCGAGCAGGTGTCCAGAGCGCCGGCGGCCCCGCCCCGCCTGCTGTTCCTGTCCGACACCCTGCCGCCGCTGGGGCAGTACCTTCAGGAGCGCAGCCCCTTCCTGCGCGGCTGCGCCGTGACCGACGTCCGCTCGCAGGAGGAGGCCACCGGGCTGGGCGGTCCGGCGCCCGATCTGGTCGTGTTGCAGATCGCGCCGGGCCGCACGCCCTGCGACGCCCTGGTCGAGCACGCCAAGCGCCACTGGCCCCAGACCGCACTGCTGGCGTTCAGCGTCGAGGCCGGGCAGGACCTGACCAGCCTGGGCGAGCGTTTCGGGGTCATGACGACCCTCGCCGCCCCGAACCTCAAGGCGCTGCACGACAGCATCGAGCAGGAGGTCACCCAGCTCAGCTTCGGGGCGATCCGGGGCGTCACCCTGCCCAACCTGCTCCAGATCCTGCACTGGGAGAGCCGCACGCTGGCCGTGAAGGTGCAAGACGCCGGCAACTGGGGCCGACTACACCTGCGCGGCGGCGACGTGGTGGACGCCTACGAGCACGCCGGGGGGCGCACGGGCGAGGAGGGCGCGCTGATCCTGCTGGGCCTGCCGCACCCGCGCCTGAGCCTGGAGCGCTCGTACCACAACCAGCGGCGCGTGATCCGGTCGTCCCTGACCACCCTGCTCATGGAAGCGATGAAACGCCTGGATGAAACTCCGGCCGCTGCGGCCCCCGACACCCCACTCCTGGAGGACGCGATGTTCTTCAAACGCTGGCTCGAACCCTACGCCACCCACAGCGCCGATGTGGCCTCGCCCGACCCGCCCGCGCCGGGTGCGGCCGGCCCATCACCCACCCCCCGCTCACCGGAGGACACCACTATGAGCAACGTCAAGGACATTCTCGATTCGGCCATGGGGATCGACGGCGCGCTGGCCGCCGCGCTGGTGGACTACAGCAGCGGCATGGCGCTGGGCACCGCCGGCGGCGGCATGAACCTGGAACTGGCGGCCGCCGGGAACACCGAGGTCGTGCGCGCCAAGCTGCGCACCATGGAGAGCCTCGGGATCAAGGGGCAGATCGAGGACATCCTGATCACCCTGGAGTCGCAGTACCACATCATCTACGTGATGCCGCAGCTGTCGATGTTCCTGTACCTGGTGCTCTCCAAGGACCGCGCCAACCTGGCGATGGCGCGCTTCAAGCTCAAGAGTCTGGCGGGCACGATCTCGGTCTGA
- a CDS encoding NADH-quinone oxidoreductase subunit 15 encodes MSHAHDSALYAQWVELLGWLEAEAAARGLGFEKVADFPDYIYRMERPYDLPTTVMSVSLTAAGQPLLVAAVSPRHVDLKGVSLRLMGGSKHWHLHAGDSTLLEGKRPFTRARLAALLDGAVRGVRQSA; translated from the coding sequence ATGTCACATGCACACGACTCGGCGTTGTACGCGCAGTGGGTGGAGCTTCTCGGCTGGCTGGAGGCCGAGGCGGCCGCCCGCGGCCTAGGCTTCGAGAAGGTCGCGGACTTCCCCGACTACATCTACCGCATGGAGCGGCCCTATGACCTGCCCACCACCGTCATGAGCGTCAGCCTGACCGCGGCCGGGCAGCCCCTGCTGGTGGCCGCCGTCAGCCCCCGGCACGTGGACCTGAAAGGGGTCTCGCTGCGCCTGATGGGCGGCAGCAAGCACTGGCACCTGCACGCCGGGGACAGCACGCTGCTGGAAGGCAAACGGCCCTTCACGCGCGCGCGGCTGGCCGCCCTGCTGGACGGCGCGGTGCGCGGCGTGCGCCAGAGCGCCTAA
- the bshA gene encoding N-acetyl-alpha-D-glucosaminyl L-malate synthase BshA: MKVAVLCHASAGGSGVVATELGLQVARAGHEVHFVGAAQPFRLTGQRCVSGPYFHQVGGYAYALFDQPYPELAAANTLTEVIQEYGVELSHAHYAIPHATAAIHAKAITGRSRVITTLHGTDVTLVGLEPAFRSTTRHAIERSDHVTAVSHYLAAHTLEVFGVEREIEVIHNFVDSDRFVRVTDPAVRARFAHPDEALLVHVSNFRPVKRAADVVEVFARVASEIPARLLMIGDGPERAKAMELAQSLGVIGRTHFLGSFPDVETVLGISDLFLLPSQQESFGLAALEAMSCEVPVVASRAGGIPEVVQDGVTGFLADVGDVDLMADRALQVLRNRELYLNLGQAARRAAVEQFHPSVIVPQYLAAYERTLA; the protein is encoded by the coding sequence GTGAAGGTGGCGGTGTTGTGTCACGCCAGTGCGGGCGGCTCGGGGGTGGTCGCCACCGAACTGGGGTTGCAGGTGGCCCGCGCCGGACACGAGGTGCATTTCGTGGGCGCGGCGCAGCCGTTCCGCCTGACCGGGCAGCGCTGCGTGAGCGGGCCGTACTTTCATCAGGTGGGCGGGTACGCGTACGCCCTGTTCGACCAGCCGTACCCGGAACTGGCCGCGGCGAACACCCTGACGGAAGTAATCCAGGAGTACGGGGTGGAACTCTCGCACGCCCACTACGCCATTCCGCACGCCACGGCCGCCATTCACGCCAAGGCGATCACGGGCCGCTCGCGGGTGATCACGACCCTGCACGGCACCGACGTGACGCTGGTGGGCCTCGAACCCGCCTTCCGCTCGACGACCCGGCACGCCATCGAGCGCAGCGATCACGTGACGGCGGTGTCGCATTACCTCGCGGCGCACACGCTGGAGGTGTTCGGGGTGGAGCGCGAGATCGAGGTGATCCACAACTTCGTGGACAGTGACCGCTTCGTGCGCGTGACCGATCCGGCGGTGCGCGCCCGCTTCGCGCATCCGGACGAGGCGCTGCTCGTGCACGTCAGCAACTTCCGCCCGGTGAAGCGCGCGGCGGACGTGGTGGAGGTCTTCGCGCGCGTGGCGTCCGAGATCCCGGCGCGGCTGCTGATGATCGGGGACGGCCCGGAGCGCGCCAAGGCGATGGAACTGGCGCAGTCGCTCGGCGTGATCGGCCGCACGCACTTCCTGGGCTCGTTCCCGGACGTGGAGACGGTGCTGGGCATCAGCGACCTGTTCCTGCTGCCCAGTCAGCAGGAGAGTTTCGGGCTGGCCGCGCTGGAGGCCATGAGCTGCGAGGTGCCGGTGGTGGCCTCGCGCGCCGGGGGCATCCCGGAGGTTGTGCAGGACGGCGTGACGGGTTTCCTGGCGGATGTGGGCGACGTGGACCTGATGGCCGACCGGGCCCTGCAGGTGCTGCGCAACCGCGAACTGTACCTGAACCTGGGGCAGGCAGCGCGGCGCGCGGCGGTCGAGCAGTTCCACCCGTCGGTGATCGTGCCGCAGTACCTCGCAGCTTACGAACGGACCCTCGCCTGA
- a CDS encoding alpha-amylase family glycosyl hydrolase produces MSIFPLLSTQHDHTPAYTERLGAPIGASVRVRVRTTLPVTGVSLKFVRVGEIESVPAREIGPIGDEPGRWFEADLPAHEGRVRYAWQLNFLNDHLNLTGLGLHRTRRGFRSWFTYLTGHTAPEWAWESVFYQIFPDRFRNGDPTNDVQTGQYVYGERVVEHVEWNTPIDSWGDIHGHYGGDLNGITQALPYLQDLGITGLWLTPIFVSPSNHRYDITDYRHVDPHLGGDEAWDELAREAAGAGIRIVLDGVFNHVGNENALFRAAVDDELSPERAMFTWRDEPGKLPYHAFFDVPTLPKIDYRNETAVQEFFSGEESVVRHWLRRGAAGWRLDVAHMIGTGGTDEDNLPLHRTLKRAAREEREDAYVFGERFYDPEHALDGQGEDGSMNYHGFGLPVMQWLARANMTFEPSAMDGEELVEILWDAYHALPPQVALSMFNVLESHDIARALYRVGNDRTQFLAGVTLLMGYAGVPCTYYGSEVGVTQSRDGAMPWCREAMPWDESQWDTALRGRMKALIGVRRATRALHRGGLRFVHAEEDAVAFLREYTQEGGLVERAAVIASRRAERHEVSLSLPDGEWRDAVTGEVFRGGHVTLDAAGGRILLLN; encoded by the coding sequence ATGAGTATCTTTCCCCTGCTGTCCACCCAACATGACCACACGCCCGCGTACACCGAGCGCCTCGGCGCGCCCATAGGCGCCTCTGTGCGGGTGCGGGTCCGCACGACGCTGCCCGTGACCGGCGTCAGCCTGAAGTTCGTCCGGGTCGGCGAGATCGAGTCCGTGCCCGCCCGCGAGATCGGGCCGATCGGTGACGAGCCGGGCCGCTGGTTCGAGGCGGACCTGCCCGCACACGAGGGCCGCGTGCGGTACGCCTGGCAGCTGAACTTCCTGAACGACCACCTGAACCTGACCGGCCTGGGCCTGCACCGCACCCGGCGCGGCTTCCGCTCGTGGTTCACGTACCTGACCGGGCACACGGCGCCCGAGTGGGCCTGGGAGAGTGTGTTCTACCAGATCTTCCCGGACCGCTTCCGCAACGGCGACCCCACGAACGACGTGCAGACCGGCCAGTACGTGTACGGCGAGCGCGTCGTCGAACATGTCGAGTGGAACACCCCGATCGACTCGTGGGGCGACATTCACGGGCACTACGGCGGGGACCTGAACGGCATCACGCAGGCGCTGCCGTACCTGCAGGACCTGGGCATCACGGGGCTGTGGCTCACCCCGATCTTTGTGTCGCCCAGCAACCACCGCTACGACATCACCGATTACCGGCACGTGGACCCTCACCTGGGCGGGGACGAGGCCTGGGATGAACTGGCGCGCGAGGCGGCCGGAGCGGGGATCCGCATCGTGCTGGACGGCGTGTTCAACCACGTCGGAAACGAGAACGCGCTGTTCCGCGCGGCCGTGGACGACGAACTGTCCCCCGAGCGGGCCATGTTCACGTGGCGGGACGAACCGGGCAAACTGCCGTACCACGCGTTCTTCGACGTTCCCACCCTCCCGAAGATCGACTACCGCAATGAGACGGCCGTGCAGGAATTCTTCAGTGGTGAGGAGAGCGTCGTGCGGCACTGGCTGCGCCGGGGTGCGGCGGGCTGGCGGCTGGACGTGGCGCACATGATCGGCACGGGCGGCACCGACGAGGACAACCTCCCGCTTCACCGCACGCTGAAACGCGCCGCGCGCGAGGAGCGGGAGGACGCCTACGTATTCGGCGAGCGCTTCTACGACCCGGAACACGCGCTGGACGGCCAGGGCGAGGACGGCAGCATGAACTATCACGGGTTCGGCCTGCCCGTCATGCAGTGGCTGGCCCGCGCGAACATGACGTTCGAGCCCAGCGCCATGGACGGCGAGGAACTCGTGGAGATCCTCTGGGACGCCTACCACGCGCTGCCGCCGCAGGTGGCGCTGAGCATGTTCAACGTGCTCGAATCGCACGACATCGCCCGGGCGCTGTACCGGGTTGGCAATGACCGCACGCAGTTCCTGGCGGGCGTGACCCTGCTGATGGGGTACGCCGGGGTGCCCTGCACGTACTACGGCAGTGAGGTGGGCGTCACGCAGTCCCGCGACGGCGCGATGCCCTGGTGCCGCGAGGCCATGCCCTGGGACGAGTCGCAGTGGGACACGGCCCTGCGCGGGCGCATGAAGGCCCTGATCGGGGTGCGCCGCGCCACGCGCGCCCTGCACCGTGGCGGGCTGCGGTTCGTGCACGCCGAGGAGGACGCCGTGGCGTTCCTGCGCGAGTACACCCAGGAAGGCGGTCTGGTCGAGCGGGCCGCCGTGATCGCCAGCCGCCGCGCCGAGCGCCATGAGGTGAGTCTCTCCCTGCCGGACGGCGAGTGGCGTGACGCCGTGACCGGCGAGGTGTTCCGGGGCGGGCACGTGACTCTGGACGCGGCGGGTGGACGGATTCTGCTGCTGAACTGA
- a CDS encoding cold-shock protein, translating to MAQGRVKWFNVEKGYGFIEHPGNPDVFVHYSAIQSGGFRKLNEGDEVEFEVEAGQGSKGPQAKNVMVTNAAPAPMAARGGSRW from the coding sequence ATGGCTCAAGGTCGTGTGAAGTGGTTCAATGTCGAGAAGGGGTACGGCTTCATTGAGCATCCCGGCAATCCGGACGTGTTCGTGCATTACAGCGCCATCCAGAGCGGCGGGTTCCGCAAGCTGAACGAGGGTGACGAAGTCGAGTTTGAAGTCGAGGCCGGTCAGGGCAGCAAGGGCCCCCAGGCCAAGAACGTCATGGTCACGAACGCCGCGCCCGCCCCCATGGCGGCCCGTGGCGGCAGCCGCTGGTAA
- a CDS encoding YchJ family protein: protein MALAYPPFKSCPCGSGRSYAHCCGPLHAGAAAPTPEALMRSRYAAYALGDSGYVQRTWHPDTRPATLDLRDGTRYVGLRVHEAQGAEVTFTAQLRLPDGERYALRERSRFEQLDGRWVYVDGETPEA from the coding sequence ATGGCCCTCGCCTACCCTCCGTTCAAGTCCTGCCCGTGTGGGTCCGGGCGCAGTTACGCGCACTGCTGCGGGCCGCTGCACGCCGGGGCGGCCGCGCCCACGCCGGAAGCGTTGATGCGGTCGCGGTACGCGGCGTACGCGCTGGGCGACAGCGGGTACGTTCAGCGCACCTGGCACCCGGACACCCGCCCGGCCACGCTGGACCTGCGGGACGGCACGCGGTACGTGGGTCTGCGCGTTCATGAGGCGCAGGGGGCGGAGGTGACGTTCACCGCGCAGCTTCGCCTGCCGGACGGCGAGCGGTACGCGCTGCGGGAACGCAGCCGGTTCGAGCAGCTGGACGGCCGCTGGGTGTACGTGGACGGGGAGACGCCGGAAGCCTGA
- a CDS encoding gamma carbonic anhydrase family protein — MPLYALDGHHPDIHPTAFIAPSADLIGQVTVSASASVWFGAVLRGDLEPITVGPGCNVQDGAVLHTDAGWPCILEDHVTVGHRAIVHGATCGPGSLVGMGAVMLSGSSLGAGAVLGAGAVLPEGSHVPDGMLAVGVPARVVRPAPSGGNAQRYVLNAQRYRAGLQALPDAGGLRPAEPSEECAI, encoded by the coding sequence ATGCCGCTCTACGCCCTGGACGGGCATCACCCCGACATTCACCCCACCGCCTTCATCGCGCCCAGCGCTGACCTGATCGGCCAGGTGACGGTCAGCGCTTCCGCCAGCGTGTGGTTCGGGGCTGTGCTCCGCGGCGACCTGGAACCCATCACCGTCGGACCCGGCTGCAACGTCCAGGACGGCGCGGTCCTGCACACCGACGCCGGGTGGCCCTGCATCCTGGAAGACCACGTGACCGTCGGTCACCGCGCCATCGTGCACGGCGCCACCTGTGGGCCCGGCAGTCTGGTGGGCATGGGGGCCGTCATGCTCAGCGGCAGCAGCCTCGGCGCGGGCGCCGTGCTGGGCGCAGGTGCCGTCCTGCCCGAGGGCTCACACGTGCCCGACGGGATGCTGGCCGTGGGCGTCCCCGCGCGCGTGGTGCGACCCGCACCCAGCGGCGGGAACGCGCAGCGGTACGTGCTGAACGCGCAAAGGTACCGCGCGGGCTTGCAGGCCCTGCCAGATGCTGGCGGGCTGCGCCCGGCCGAACCGTCCGAAGAATGCGCCATCTGA
- a CDS encoding prohibitin family protein, which yields MTEPKTRSVPLSVRPNRRAALLIGGLLIAGVLVAQSVKVVPAGYVGVAFSALTGVKGQPLQEGVHFLVPFVDHVTLYDARLQEVTLAHNIQDGDEGAIRARSKEGLEITADVTVQFRVDRAKAAQLHKELGRDYVRTVIRPQVRSKVRDAIGQFSAADIISTQRQQVEASITAALRQVFEQNNLTLDSVLLRELRIPDSVAKAIEQKQTAEQQVAVERNKLQQANIAAQRQVVEAEGAAKASIAKARGEAEALSLRGRALRENPQLIQLTVAEKLSPGIQTVMLPSSGNFLLDVGNLTGRSTATKP from the coding sequence ATGACCGAACCGAAGACCCGCAGCGTGCCCCTGTCCGTCCGACCGAACCGCCGCGCAGCCCTGCTGATCGGGGGTCTGCTGATTGCGGGGGTGCTGGTCGCGCAGAGCGTGAAGGTCGTCCCGGCCGGGTACGTGGGCGTGGCCTTCAGTGCCCTGACCGGCGTGAAGGGCCAGCCGCTCCAGGAGGGCGTGCACTTCCTGGTGCCGTTCGTGGATCACGTGACGCTGTACGACGCGCGGCTGCAGGAGGTCACGCTGGCGCACAACATCCAGGACGGGGACGAGGGCGCCATCCGCGCGCGCAGCAAGGAGGGCCTGGAGATCACGGCGGACGTGACCGTGCAGTTCCGCGTGGACCGCGCCAAGGCCGCGCAGCTGCACAAGGAGCTGGGACGCGACTACGTGCGCACCGTGATCCGACCGCAGGTGCGCAGCAAGGTGCGTGACGCGATCGGGCAGTTCAGCGCGGCCGACATCATCAGCACGCAGCGTCAGCAGGTCGAGGCGAGCATCACGGCGGCGCTGCGGCAGGTGTTCGAGCAGAACAACCTCACGCTGGACAGCGTGCTGCTGCGTGAACTGCGCATCCCGGACAGCGTCGCCAAGGCCATCGAGCAGAAGCAGACGGCCGAGCAGCAGGTGGCGGTGGAACGCAACAAGCTGCAGCAGGCGAACATCGCCGCGCAGCGTCAGGTCGTGGAGGCCGAGGGCGCCGCGAAGGCCTCCATCGCCAAGGCGCGCGGCGAGGCCGAGGCGCTGTCCCTGCGCGGCCGGGCCCTGCGCGAGAACCCGCAGCTGATCCAGCTGACCGTCGCGGAGAAACTCTCGCCCGGCATCCAGACCGTCATGCTGCCCAGCAGCGGCAACTTCCTGCTGGACGTCGGGAACCTGACCGGCCGTTCCACCGCGACCAAGCCGTGA